In Bacteroidales bacterium, one genomic interval encodes:
- a CDS encoding PorP/SprF family type IX secretion system membrane protein, translated as MKITGIVLRRWWFILFVMQVINISVSAQDAVYSQPYEQLLNLNPAFAGARGYGSVSVFHRSQWLQLNNPFRYYGVSASLPVERIHGAAGFAVVRENYSGLFSITRAECIYSYEAVISSALSASFAIQAGGIQSGFNTSELLFPDQIDPATLTTLPGNETGLPPGKTVPDFATGFAAVYRSMYFGASAHHLTRPLLSGGYRIPLRVTAHAGYNFEISRSLLSLQPLSISPNLTFWHQGNLTLIQTGSYFSVKPLYAGIWARSNTNLSWITVVALAGMNAGRLQVAVSYDADALSASRLPRKGSWEVTCSLKVDQIKKRKTIHAIKCPKI; from the coding sequence GTGAAAATTACAGGAATTGTTTTACGCCGGTGGTGGTTTATATTGTTCGTCATGCAGGTGATCAATATATCGGTTTCCGCTCAGGATGCTGTTTATTCGCAGCCGTATGAGCAGTTGCTGAATCTGAACCCCGCCTTTGCAGGAGCCCGCGGATACGGATCGGTTTCTGTTTTTCACCGGAGCCAATGGCTTCAACTGAATAACCCTTTCCGGTACTATGGCGTTTCAGCCAGCCTGCCGGTCGAACGGATACATGGAGCAGCAGGATTTGCGGTGGTTCGGGAAAACTATTCCGGACTTTTTTCTATTACGCGGGCTGAATGCATTTACAGTTATGAGGCCGTGATCTCCTCAGCCCTATCGGCCAGTTTTGCCATACAGGCCGGAGGAATTCAAAGCGGATTTAATACTTCGGAGCTTCTGTTCCCCGATCAGATTGACCCGGCCACTCTGACAACCCTTCCGGGAAATGAGACCGGCCTGCCTCCCGGTAAAACAGTTCCCGATTTCGCAACAGGCTTTGCAGCAGTTTACCGGTCCATGTATTTTGGGGCATCGGCCCACCATCTGACCCGGCCTTTGCTGTCAGGCGGATACCGGATTCCGTTGCGTGTTACGGCCCATGCCGGTTATAACTTCGAAATTTCGCGGAGCCTTCTGAGCTTGCAGCCTCTCAGCATTTCGCCCAACCTCACATTCTGGCATCAGGGCAATCTGACACTGATTCAGACAGGAAGCTATTTTTCAGTTAAACCGCTTTATGCCGGTATCTGGGCCCGAAGCAATACCAACCTCAGCTGGATTACCGTGGTTGCCCTTGCCGGAATGAATGCGGGACGCCTCCAGGTGGCTGTTTCGTACGATGCCGACGCTTTGTCAGCTTCCCGGCTTCCCCGGAAAGGTTCCTGGGAAGTTACCTGTTCATTAAAAGTTGACCAGATAAAGAAAAGAAAAACCATTCATGCAATAAAATGTCCCAAAATTTAG
- the porU gene encoding type IX secretion system sortase PorU, which translates to MYFRRLQWHEPHQVMIDSIRKKIPSFDGAVYPDSLFTLPYFQELFPGRAGMRVSILPGAVYEPVPEEERQDLGLLPDTLSFTVFLSTERKKTVTVLRVLPFRKNPDSGIPERLVSFRIYITPSEQMAETARKSAGIRSTASLMASGKWYRIKVAENGIYKLTYARLQELGFADPSRVRLFGYGSGMLPVVPGQRTLDDMAEVPVFFNKGSDGVFGPGDYLLFYAEGPVKRYYNESQSMFRHTVHGFSNFAWYFISDVQGLRKEIEEYDPGQAGAVKSITTFPEHQWHENELVNLIRSGSQWFGEAFDVNVSRSFSFAIPDINPAVPVKVFVTAAGRYSSTTSLSVQVNNAFLGSISFSPVSLSSSTGNYASYGQASYTVSVAGSPVTVTLQYNRPDLAAVAWLDYIDITAERMLRMTGNYFAFRSVPQTSSGELAEYVLENATEDLQVWEVTDIHRIRKMKTALAGSVLRFRYPADSVREFIAFRPSADFSAPVTQGEDVGPAPNQNIHGAGPADMIIITHPAFITQAEELARIRRENDGLRVHVFTAQQVYNEFSSGTPDVSAIRDAVKLFYDKASSEDDLPRYLLLFGDGSFDNRNQNPANPNYILTYQSPNSITQTASYVSDDFFGMLDDGELLTSGMLDVGVGRLPVKSANEADAVLEKLKNYRNMAVHGDWNNLITMIGDDEDNGTHMYQSDLLATYLDENYPEFNIEKIYLDAYRQVSSSTGTTYPDVNKAINLRMKKGALIVNYVGHGNENGLAHERILQTADIKGWENTGKLPLFVTATCEFSRFDDVKISGTNYSDATSAGEQVLLCQGGGGIALLSTSRLVYSGPNFVLNENFYKQIFRRNADNTPLRLGDVIRFTKNSSGSGTNKLNFVLLGDPSLVLAYPQWKIVVDSLNGIPVQDFADTVKALGSMMVSGHIEDAGGNFAPDFRGNLVAALFDKPAIITTLNNDGEGSFQYSSFNSILFKGQAKVAEGKFRFRLFVPKDINYLPGKGKISLYAKSDATQANGVLQNIVIGGISPQAETDNEGPFIRLYLNDTLFRDGGVTSENPVLIALLQDEHGINTTGSGIGHDITVILDNEERFVLNDFYIAEPDDYRQGRVEFPLSGLVPGLHTLQFKAWDTYNNSSEASISFEVFQSDAPMISRLYNYPNPFSDYTALVLEHNQAGKSAVLQLQIYSLTGEMVYSWSEPLSASGFVTIPVIWSGVSPSGRKLPGGVYLYKVTIVNSQGRTDSKSGRMMVIR; encoded by the coding sequence GTGTATTTCCGCAGGCTGCAATGGCATGAGCCGCATCAGGTGATGATTGACAGCATCCGCAAAAAGATTCCTTCCTTCGATGGGGCCGTATATCCCGACAGCCTGTTCACACTTCCTTATTTTCAGGAACTGTTTCCGGGCAGGGCAGGGATGCGGGTCAGCATTCTGCCCGGGGCAGTGTACGAGCCTGTTCCCGAAGAAGAAAGGCAGGATCTTGGTCTTCTTCCGGATACATTGTCATTTACTGTTTTTCTGTCCACTGAAAGAAAGAAGACAGTTACTGTACTTCGGGTTCTCCCGTTCAGAAAAAATCCTGACTCAGGAATCCCTGAAAGGCTGGTTTCTTTCAGGATCTACATTACTCCATCTGAACAAATGGCAGAGACAGCCCGGAAAAGTGCCGGAATCCGGAGCACTGCATCATTAATGGCAAGCGGTAAATGGTACCGGATTAAGGTTGCGGAAAACGGTATCTATAAACTGACCTATGCCCGTTTACAGGAACTTGGATTTGCCGATCCTTCCAGAGTCAGGTTATTCGGATACGGTAGCGGGATGCTTCCGGTGGTTCCGGGGCAGAGGACGCTTGATGATATGGCGGAAGTTCCCGTTTTTTTTAACAAAGGCTCTGACGGTGTTTTCGGACCCGGGGATTACCTGTTGTTCTATGCAGAGGGCCCGGTAAAGAGGTATTATAATGAGTCGCAGTCCATGTTTCGTCACACGGTTCATGGCTTCAGTAATTTTGCCTGGTATTTCATTTCCGATGTTCAGGGGCTGAGGAAAGAAATAGAAGAATATGATCCCGGTCAGGCCGGTGCGGTAAAAAGCATTACCACCTTTCCTGAACATCAGTGGCATGAGAACGAGTTGGTCAATCTGATCCGTTCAGGCTCCCAGTGGTTTGGAGAGGCATTTGATGTGAACGTATCGCGAAGTTTCAGTTTTGCCATACCTGATATAAATCCGGCCGTTCCGGTAAAGGTTTTTGTGACGGCTGCCGGACGTTACAGCAGTACTACTTCACTTTCGGTTCAGGTTAACAATGCTTTCCTTGGCAGCATCAGCTTTTCCCCTGTTAGTTTGTCGAGTTCAACCGGGAATTATGCATCGTATGGACAAGCGTCGTATACAGTTTCTGTGGCGGGATCCCCTGTTACAGTCACCCTGCAGTACAACCGGCCTGACCTTGCGGCAGTTGCGTGGCTTGACTATATTGATATCACCGCAGAAAGGATGCTTCGTATGACCGGTAATTATTTTGCCTTCCGGTCGGTTCCTCAGACCTCCTCCGGTGAACTGGCTGAATATGTTCTGGAAAATGCCACCGAAGATCTTCAGGTATGGGAAGTTACGGATATTCATCGGATACGGAAGATGAAGACTGCTTTGGCAGGATCGGTTTTGCGGTTCAGATACCCTGCCGACTCGGTAAGGGAGTTTATTGCATTCCGGCCTTCGGCAGATTTTTCCGCACCTGTTACCCAGGGGGAAGATGTGGGGCCGGCACCCAATCAGAATATTCATGGGGCTGGTCCGGCCGATATGATCATTATTACCCATCCGGCCTTCATAACCCAGGCCGAAGAACTGGCCCGGATACGGCGGGAAAATGATGGCCTGCGGGTACATGTGTTTACGGCCCAGCAGGTTTATAACGAGTTTTCATCAGGCACACCCGATGTTTCTGCTATTCGTGATGCGGTAAAATTGTTTTATGACAAAGCATCCTCGGAGGACGATCTGCCGCGATACCTTCTGCTTTTTGGCGATGGCTCCTTTGATAACCGGAATCAGAATCCGGCCAATCCGAACTATATTCTTACCTACCAGTCTCCCAATTCGATCACGCAAACTGCCTCGTATGTGAGCGATGATTTTTTTGGCATGCTGGATGACGGGGAACTGCTGACCAGCGGCATGCTGGATGTCGGCGTGGGCCGGTTGCCCGTAAAATCGGCAAACGAAGCCGATGCCGTACTGGAGAAACTGAAAAATTACCGGAATATGGCCGTTCATGGCGACTGGAACAATCTGATTACCATGATAGGCGATGATGAGGACAACGGTACCCACATGTACCAGAGTGACCTGCTTGCCACTTATCTGGACGAGAATTATCCGGAGTTCAATATTGAAAAGATTTATCTGGACGCATACAGGCAGGTTTCTTCTTCCACCGGTACCACCTATCCGGATGTGAACAAGGCGATTAATCTGCGGATGAAGAAGGGTGCACTGATTGTCAATTATGTGGGTCATGGCAATGAAAACGGCCTGGCACACGAACGGATTCTTCAGACTGCCGATATCAAAGGTTGGGAAAATACCGGAAAGTTACCGCTATTTGTCACTGCCACCTGTGAATTCAGCCGGTTTGATGATGTGAAGATCAGCGGAACCAATTACAGTGATGCTACTTCGGCCGGTGAGCAGGTTCTCCTGTGTCAGGGCGGGGGAGGGATTGCCCTGTTGAGTACCAGCAGGCTGGTTTATTCGGGTCCGAATTTTGTTCTGAACGAAAATTTCTATAAACAGATTTTCAGACGAAATGCGGATAATACGCCTCTCAGGCTGGGGGATGTCATCAGGTTTACCAAAAACAGTTCCGGTTCAGGTACGAACAAATTGAATTTTGTTCTGCTGGGCGATCCTTCTCTTGTTCTGGCCTACCCGCAGTGGAAAATTGTTGTTGATTCCCTGAACGGAATTCCTGTTCAGGACTTTGCCGATACGGTCAAGGCGCTTGGCAGCATGATGGTTTCGGGGCATATTGAAGATGCCGGGGGGAATTTTGCTCCGGATTTCAGGGGCAATCTGGTGGCAGCGCTGTTCGACAAGCCGGCCATAATTACCACACTCAACAATGACGGAGAAGGGAGTTTTCAATATTCCAGCTTCAATAGCATTTTGTTTAAAGGGCAGGCAAAAGTTGCGGAAGGGAAATTCCGGTTCAGGCTTTTTGTGCCCAAGGACATCAATTACCTGCCGGGAAAGGGGAAAATAAGCCTGTATGCAAAATCAGACGCTACGCAGGCCAACGGTGTTTTGCAGAACATTGTTATAGGCGGTATTTCTCCGCAGGCGGAAACCGATAATGAGGGCCCTTTCATTCGGTTGTATTTGAACGATACCCTTTTCAGGGACGGAGGAGTAACTTCCGAAAATCCGGTACTGATTGCCTTACTGCAGGACGAGCACGGGATCAATACCACCGGTAGCGGAATAGGTCACGATATCACTGTGATTCTTGACAATGAAGAGCGGTTTGTACTGAATGATTTTTATATAGCTGAGCCCGACGATTACCGGCAGGGACGCGTGGAATTCCCTCTTTCCGGTCTGGTGCCGGGCCTGCACACCCTTCAGTTCAAAGCCTGGGACACCTATAATAACTCGTCGGAGGCCTCTATTTCGTTTGAGGTATTCCAATCCGACGCTCCCATGATCAGCAGGCTGTACAATTATCCCAATCCTTTCAGTGATTATACGGCATTGGTTCTGGAGCACAATCAGGCAGGGAAAAGCGCGGTGCTGCAGCTTCAGATCTATTCTCTGACGGGCGAAATGGTGTATTCGTGGAGCGAACCGCTCAGTGCTTCGGGTTTTGTTACCATTCCCGTAATATGGTCTGGAGTGAGCCCTTCAGGGAGAAAACTTCCCGGAGGTGTTTATCTCTACAAGGTAACGATTGTCAACAGCCAGGGAAGAACTGATAGCAAAAGTGGCAGAATGATGGTTATCCGCTGA